In the bacterium genome, TCGACCTCCGGCTCCCAGCCGTGACCCGTCACCCGGATGAAGACCTCCTCCAGGGAGGGCAGCTTGCCGTTGGCGCGGTAGCGCTGCTGGAGGCCGCGGGCGTTATCGCAGACCAGTATCTCGCCCCGGTCCATGATCGCTATCTCGTCGCAGATGCGCTCGACCTCCTCCATGTCGTGGGAGGTCAAAAGAATCGTGGCGTCGTGGTCGCGGCGCAGGCGCCGGATGAAGGCCTGCACCTGGAGCTTGGACTTGGGGTCCAGCCCCGTGGTCGGCTCGTCCAAAAGAAGGAGCACCGGCGAGGTCAGAATCGCCCGCGCGATGGCCACCTTCTGCTGCTGGCCCCGGGAGAGCTCCTGCATCGGCGAGTAGAACTTCCCCGCGGGGAAGTCCAGGACCTCGAGGATGCGCAGGGCCTCCTCCCGGGCCTTGGTCCGCTCACCGCCGTAGAGCCGCGCGGCGTATACCAGGTTCTCCCACGGCGAGAGCTTCTTGAAGAAGGCCGCGTCCACGGAGACGCGGTTGATCATCCGCCTTACCTGCGGCGCCTCGGCGACGACGTCGTAGCCGAAGATGCGCATCTCGCCCTCGTCGGGCAGCAAGAGGGTGGAGAGCAGCCGCACGAGGGTGCTCTTGCCGGAGCCGTTGGGGCCGATGATGCCGTAGATGCCGCCGCGGGCTATCTCGAGGCTGACCCCGACCAGGGCCCGGACCTCGGTCCGCCTGCCCTTCTCCCGCTTGCGGAAGGTCTTGGAAAGGCCCCGGCACCACAGGGCGCGTCCGTCACTTTCGTTCATGTCTCCTCCTCGGGGCTCCCGGTCCGCCGGGACCTTCGAGGCCGGTGGATTATTCTCGGGCGGGCTCATCGGACACCCCCCTTCTTTTCGTGAAGCCCAGCCAGGGCGGAATCGGCTCGAACCCCAGCCGGCGGTTGATTTTCAGGATGGCCTCGTTGTTCCGCTCGTTGCCGGTGTTGATTCTCGGCACACCGTTCTCTTTCGCCCGGTCCACGCAGGCGTACTTGAGGGCGGTGGCGACGCCGCGTCCGCGGTGGGTCGCCCGGGTGCCGGTGGACTCGATGATGGCATGGTCCTCGGGGCCCGCGGGGTAGATGAGCTCGGTGAGGCCGACGAGCGCGTCCCCGTCGAGGGCGAGTAAAATTTCTTCTATCCGGCGGACCGGCGAGGCCATCTTCTCCCGCCACTCCGCCAGGTCGGCCTTTTTGTGCTCGACGGTGCCGGGCATGTCGTGCTCGATCTCCTCGTAGAGCGCCCAGAGTTTTTCCTCTTTGTCGGGGTCGTCCAGATCGCCGTAGGTCGCCATCCGGTAGCCCCGTTCGCGGAACCGCGCCAGGGCCGCGTCGTGGTCGGCGGGCGGCGAGTAATGCACGAGGTCCAGCCGGGAGCAGACGTCGGTCATTTCGTGGACGAATCCGCGCCGCTGGAGCATCCCCCGCGCCGGGCCCCCGTCGTCCTGGCAACCGGCCAGAACCTGGCGCCAGTCCAGGTAAGCCAGGTGACCGAGCAGGAGGTCGAGGAGCGTCCGGCCGTGACCCCTGCCCCGGTGCCCCGGATGGACCGCCGCTTCCAGACCGAAGGTGCCGGGCTCGACGACGTGGCGCTCCTCGGACTTGAGATTGGCGTAGCCCGTCATCACCCCGTCATCCAGGGCGACGAACTCCAGCAGGTACGAGTCGTTGCGCAGCGTCCGGCGTTGGTAGCTCGCGCTCTCCAGGCTCACCGGCCAGTCGGGAAAGCAGGCGTTGGCTATCTCCAGGCGCCGGGGGAGGTCCGCTTCCTGGAATCGTCTGATCTTCATGGTCGTCCCTCGTGGGTAGGTTTTTTAAGCTGAAAAAAACCGCCGCCGGCCGTTGCCTCCGGGTTGGAGAGCGTCCAGCAGAGCCAGTCCGGCTGCGCTTGGAAGCCCATCCGACGGTTGATGGAGAGGATCGGCTCGTTCCCGAAGTGGTTGCCGGTCAGGAGCGCCGGCACGCCCTCGTCCCGCGCCCACTCCGCCGAGAGATACTTCAGCGCCGTGGCCAATCCCCGGCCGCGGTGCTCCCGCAGCACGCCCGTGGTGACGACGTACGCCGGTCCCGCGGATCCCGCCCGGAATCCCAACTCGGTCATCCCCACGAACTCGTCCCCCCGCCGGGCGACGAGCGCCGCATCCTTCCGCACGGCGGGGCTGTCGGTACGTTTCCGCTCCCAGGCATCGAAGGGCTGCCGGCGGTAGGTGTTGGGGCCGGGGTAGTCGCTTGCGACCGCCTCGTGCAGCGCCCACAGCCGCCGGAGCTTCGTCGGGTCCTCCAGCACGGCGAAGTTCTCCAGCGTGTAGCCCGCCGATAGCACCCGCGCCAGCACCTCGTCCCGGTCGTCGGGATTCCGGTAACCCTTCAGCTCCAGCCGCCAGGTGCAGTCCCGGCTTTCGAGCCGGAAGCCGAGATTTTCCAGCCACTCGAACGTGGTCCCGTCGTCCTCGTCGCAGCCGATATCGAGCTTGGCCCAGCGCAGCAGCGACAGACGGGCGGCGACGATTTCCCACAGCCGTTCGCGGACCACGCCGTCGCGGTGTGCCTTTTCGATAGCCATCTCCAGCAGGAACAGGCCCGGCTGGAGAAAGTGCTCGCGGCGGGAGGTAAGCTCCAGATGAGCGATGAGGCGGCCCGAGACCTCCGCGACGAAGGTCTCGCGGTAATCCAGCACACTTTGGCCCCGCCGCTTCCACCGGACGCATTCCTCGTCTATCGGCCAATACGGGTAGACCCGGTTGTGCAGGTCCACCGTCCCCGGAAGGTCGCCCGATTCGAACCGCCGTATCCGCATCGCCCGCTCCTCCGCTTAACTCCCCGTCTGGGGCCGCTCCGAGGTTGAAAAAAACCGCCGCCGGAATTCCCGGCGACGGTTGCCTTTATTCAGGGCCTGAATATTACGTAGGCCCACTTCGCCGCCGGGATACACTCCGGGTGTTGAAAAGAACTCCGCTGGGCGCGGTCCGCCGAACCATGGCCGCCCAGAAGGCGCACGGAGCGCCGCTGACGGCAATCGGCAGAGCGCCGCGGAGCTTGGTATCCCGGGAAATCATTGAATCTCTTTCGTTAAACGTTGCCGGCCACACTTTCGCCGGGTAATATAGTCCCGACCCACCGGGGCTGTCAATGGATTTTGGAGAATAAAGCGTGAATCGCCCGTGGGTCGGCTCTCAGGGCGAGCCCATTCGGGGTGAGGTGTCTTTCTCCCCCGTGCTATAATCGTCCGATGCCGCTTTTTCACTACAGCAGGAACTCCCGCTGCCAGGGCCATCTCGGCGGGGTCGAGAAATTCGCCTGGCACCTTCACCGCTGCCTCGGGGCACGGGTCTACGCCCCCGCCGCCGACCGGCCCCGGTTGTTCGAGCAGCTCGGCCGCAACCTGGTACGTTCCCGCCGACTCGACGGAGCGCTGGTGGTGGTGGACGGCGGATACCTGGGAGCGCTCTCCGCGGAGTCCTCCGCATACGCCCTGATCAGCCTGATGCACGGCACCTGGGCCTGGCGTTACCACGTCCTGGAGGGTCTTCCCTACGAGCGGTTGAGGAATCGCGCCGAGGTGAGGATTCAGGCCGCCGCCTGGAAAAATCCGAGGCTCGCCGTCGTTGCCTGCGCCGACCACGTGGCCTGGGAGCTGACCGACTTCATGGGGATAAAGCGGCCCGTCACCGTGATCCGCCACGGGGTGGACACCGAGCTCTTTCACCCGCCGATGCGCCGCGAGCCTGTGGGCAAAAAACCGGTGGTAATTCACGCCGCGGCGGATCGGGTCAAGCGGGAGAAGCTGATACCGCTCCTGGCCGAGTTGCTGCCGGAGTTCGATTTCCGGTTCCTGGGCGTCAAGAGCGGCCGCCCGGAGGATGAGGCCGAAGGCTGGCGCCGGGGGGACCTCTTCCTCCACATAGCCGCCAAGGAGGGCAACAGCTACGCCATGCTCGAAGCGATGGCGACCGATCTACCCGCCGTGGTCACCTCCGTGGGTGTTTTCGCGGCCGATGACGGGGGTTGCCGTCGTCACGCGCGGGTTATTGATCCCGGGCTTCCCCCGACCGACCTTCCCGCCGTGGCCGACGCGATTCGGGAGGCCTGGGAGCGCCGTCGCGAGTACCACCCCCGGGAGTGGATTCTCCGGCACGCCACCCTGGAAACCTTCACCCGGGACTGGCGCCGTTTCTTAAACCGGATTGCCGCTGAACGGGGGTTTCCGACCTACGACGCCGATTATTATGCCGACCGATCTTGAATGGATGGGGATGGCCCTGGAGGAGGCCCGCCTGGCGATGAAGGCCGGCGAGGCGCCCGTGGGCGCGGTGGTCGTCCACGCGGGCGAGATAGTCGGCCGGGGGCGCAACCGCGTCGAGGGGCTGGCCGATGCCACGGCCCACGCGGAGATGCTGGCCCTGCGCCAGGCCTCGATGAACCTGGGGCGCTGGCGGCTCTCGGGCTGCGCGCTTTACGTGACCCTGGAGCCGTGCGCCATGTGCCTGGGGGCGTGCTACGCCGCGCGGGTGGATCGGTTGGTGTACGGGGCACCCTCGCCGAAGTTCGGCGCCCTGGGCTCCGCCGTGGAGCTCGCCGGGGCGGAGAAATTGAACCACCGGCTGGAGGTCGTCCCCGGCGTCCTGACACGTGAATGCGCCGAGCTCATGGAGCGTTTCTTCTCCCGCATGAGGCGCCGAAAAAACGTTTGATGGAGGTGCCGGTGTGATACGGAACATGTGGTACGCCGTGCTGGAGTCCCGGGAGATCCACCCCGGACGGCTCCTCGCGGTGAGGAGGTTCGGCGAGGACCTGGTGTTCTGGCGTTCGACGGACGGCGTACTCTCATGCTTGAAGGACCGGTGCGCCCACCGCGGTGTGCGGTTGAGCGCCGGCAGGGTGACCGGCGACCATCTCCAGTGCTCCTTCCACGGCATCCGCTACGACTCCGGTGGCCGGGGTGTTCTGGTGCCCTCTAACGGACGGGTGGCCGACGTGCCGAAGAACATCCGCGTGACCGCCTATCCCGTCCGCGAGGCCCACGGGTTCGTCTTCTGCTGGTGGGGCGAGTGCGGAGACGAGGCGAAGCTGCCGCCGGTGCCCTGGTTCGACAACCTGCCCGAGGAGAACTACCGGTGGTCAACCACGCTGGATCCCTGGGAGACCCACTACTCTCGCGTCATAGAGAACCAACTCGACGTGGCCCACCTCCCTTTCGTGCACTACAACACCATAGGCCGCGGGTGCAAAACCCTGGTCAACGGACCGCTTTACGAGCTCACCGACGATGTGCTGCGCCTCTGGGTCCATAATGAGCGCGACGAGGGACGGTTCCCCAGGCCGCCGGAGGAGTTGCAAAAAGAAACCGCCGCGGTCATGATCTACTTCATCTTCCCGAACCTTTGGCAGAACTGCATCTCCGACAAGGTGCGGGTGATGATAGCCTTCGTGCCGGTGGACGACGAACGGACCCTGTTGTACTTGCGATTCTATCAGGGGTTCGCTAGGCTGCCGCTTCTGGGTGGTCTGGTCTGCCGGCTCGGAAACCGCTACAACCTCCGCATCGCCCACCAGGACCGCCGGGTGGTCGTCACCCAGCTTCCGAAGCGGACTGACGTGGCCATCGGGGAGAATCTGGTCCAGGCGGACAGGTCCATCGTGGCGTACCGACGCCGCCGGAGGGAGCTGATCGAATCGGAGGGGGATAGGGTGAGCTAGGGGACGAAGGCCAGTTGGGGTGAGCCTTTGGTGAGGATTTCGGGCATTTCGGAGTAGAGGCGGCCGTCGAGGAGGCGGCCTTTTTTCTTTTTTTGTACGCCGCCCCACTGCTTGAAAAAGAAGGGCACGTCCGCGTTCAGGCAGATGTCGCGCACTTCGAGCGCCCACTCCTTCTTCATTTCCCGCGCTCCGGGGCCGGATTCGCCGCCCACGATGACCCAGCCGATGCCGTTCAGGTCTAGGTCGGTCAGCGGCCCCAGGAGAGGCTCCAGCGAAAGAAAACGGAGTCTGGCATCCAACACCTGCCGGAGCAAGTTTATCCGCCCAATGCAGTCGGCGTTCTCCACCGTCGTGCCGAGCCAGACGTTCTCCGGCCAGGGAAGTTTAGAGGCAAGTTTCAACGCCCGCTCGGGGCGCTTGGTGAGCACCTGGTACACGTGGCGGTCGGTTTTTTTCATCACGTCGAACACCCGCTCGATGAACTCGACCGGGACCTTCTCGTGGAACAGGTCGCCCATGGAGCAGGTGAAGATGACGCGGGGTTTCTTCCATTTGACGGGGGTTTGGAGCTCCCGCTCGTGGGTAATCACGTCGAAGCCGTGGGCGTACTTTTTCATCCCCGCGGCCTTGAGGCGGAGGGCCATGCGGCGGGCGTAGCAGTGGTCGCACCCAGTGCTCACCGGCGTGCACCCGGTCACCGGATTCCAGCTTGCCCTCGTCCACTCGATTTGGGTTGATCTAGACATGTATCGTATTATACAGTAATCAAGTTAGCTACTAATGGAGTTTCAAGTGATCTTTGTGTATCTAGATGAATCTGAGGAAAAAATACCACACTTACAAAAGAGGTTTGTTGTCTCGGCCTTGTGTGTACCTGAATACACGTGGCTAGAGACATTTAGGCAGATAAAAGAATTTCGCCACAGGCTTAAAATCGATTATGGTATCTTTATACGAAAAGAGTTGCACGCTACAGATTTTCTTGTAGGAAGGGGTGTTATTAGTGATCGGATGGTGACAAAATATGAAAGGTCATTCATTTATCAGAATTCTTTACTTTTACTGAACAGTATGGACTGGTTATCAGTTATTAATGTCTCTCTAACACCAATTGAAGGTCGGGTTCTTGAATATGAAGCAATTGAAAGAATGTTTAACAGGATTCATCGAGCAGTCATTGAGCTTGATGATTATGCATTATTAATTTTTGATGAGGGTAAAGAAAAACAAATAACCAAGATAGCCAGAAAGATGCATGTATTCAATAAAATACCAAGCATGTATGGAAGCTGGCAGAACGGATCGCGTTCAAAAAATATAACAATTGATAGGATTTTAGAGGATCCTTTCTTTAAACCTTCTGCATCATCATATTTTATTCAATTAGTAGATTTTATTGCATATTCGTTGTTGAGACATGATAATCCCACAACACGGATAAAAGAGTACGGGTTACACAAGGCGTT is a window encoding:
- a CDS encoding ABC transporter ATP-binding protein, which translates into the protein MNESDGRALWCRGLSKTFRKREKGRRTEVRALVGVSLEIARGGIYGIIGPNGSGKSTLVRLLSTLLLPDEGEMRIFGYDVVAEAPQVRRMINRVSVDAAFFKKLSPWENLVYAARLYGGERTKAREEALRILEVLDFPAGKFYSPMQELSRGQQQKVAIARAILTSPVLLLLDEPTTGLDPKSKLQVQAFIRRLRRDHDATILLTSHDMEEVERICDEIAIMDRGEILVCDNARGLQQRYRANGKLPSLEEVFIRVTGHGWEPEVEEARALEKKQTEEEPADSGDGA
- a CDS encoding GNAT family N-acetyltransferase; the protein is MKIRRFQEADLPRRLEIANACFPDWPVSLESASYQRRTLRNDSYLLEFVALDDGVMTGYANLKSEERHVVEPGTFGLEAAVHPGHRGRGHGRTLLDLLLGHLAYLDWRQVLAGCQDDGGPARGMLQRRGFVHEMTDVCSRLDLVHYSPPADHDAALARFRERGYRMATYGDLDDPDKEEKLWALYEEIEHDMPGTVEHKKADLAEWREKMASPVRRIEEILLALDGDALVGLTELIYPAGPEDHAIIESTGTRATHRGRGVATALKYACVDRAKENGVPRINTGNERNNEAILKINRRLGFEPIPPWLGFTKRRGVSDEPARE
- a CDS encoding GNAT family N-acetyltransferase codes for the protein MRIRRFESGDLPGTVDLHNRVYPYWPIDEECVRWKRRGQSVLDYRETFVAEVSGRLIAHLELTSRREHFLQPGLFLLEMAIEKAHRDGVVRERLWEIVAARLSLLRWAKLDIGCDEDDGTTFEWLENLGFRLESRDCTWRLELKGYRNPDDRDEVLARVLSAGYTLENFAVLEDPTKLRRLWALHEAVASDYPGPNTYRRQPFDAWERKRTDSPAVRKDAALVARRGDEFVGMTELGFRAGSAGPAYVVTTGVLREHRGRGLATALKYLSAEWARDEGVPALLTGNHFGNEPILSINRRMGFQAQPDWLCWTLSNPEATAGGGFFQLKKPTHEGRP
- the tadA gene encoding tRNA adenosine(34) deaminase TadA, which produces MPTDLEWMGMALEEARLAMKAGEAPVGAVVVHAGEIVGRGRNRVEGLADATAHAEMLALRQASMNLGRWRLSGCALYVTLEPCAMCLGACYAARVDRLVYGAPSPKFGALGSAVELAGAEKLNHRLEVVPGVLTRECAELMERFFSRMRRRKNV
- a CDS encoding aromatic ring-hydroxylating dioxygenase subunit alpha encodes the protein MIRNMWYAVLESREIHPGRLLAVRRFGEDLVFWRSTDGVLSCLKDRCAHRGVRLSAGRVTGDHLQCSFHGIRYDSGGRGVLVPSNGRVADVPKNIRVTAYPVREAHGFVFCWWGECGDEAKLPPVPWFDNLPEENYRWSTTLDPWETHYSRVIENQLDVAHLPFVHYNTIGRGCKTLVNGPLYELTDDVLRLWVHNERDEGRFPRPPEELQKETAAVMIYFIFPNLWQNCISDKVRVMIAFVPVDDERTLLYLRFYQGFARLPLLGGLVCRLGNRYNLRIAHQDRRVVVTQLPKRTDVAIGENLVQADRSIVAYRRRRRELIESEGDRVS
- a CDS encoding phage Gp37/Gp68 family protein: MSRSTQIEWTRASWNPVTGCTPVSTGCDHCYARRMALRLKAAGMKKYAHGFDVITHERELQTPVKWKKPRVIFTCSMGDLFHEKVPVEFIERVFDVMKKTDRHVYQVLTKRPERALKLASKLPWPENVWLGTTVENADCIGRINLLRQVLDARLRFLSLEPLLGPLTDLDLNGIGWVIVGGESGPGAREMKKEWALEVRDICLNADVPFFFKQWGGVQKKKKGRLLDGRLYSEMPEILTKGSPQLAFVP
- a CDS encoding DUF3800 domain-containing protein yields the protein MYLDESEEKIPHLQKRFVVSALCVPEYTWLETFRQIKEFRHRLKIDYGIFIRKELHATDFLVGRGVISDRMVTKYERSFIYQNSLLLLNSMDWLSVINVSLTPIEGRVLEYEAIERMFNRIHRAVIELDDYALLIFDEGKEKQITKIARKMHVFNKIPSMYGSWQNGSRSKNITIDRILEDPFFKPSASSYFIQLVDFIAYSLLRHDNPTTRIKEYGLHKAFYLLSDILNTKASRYDDFGVVRK